Part of the Pseudomonas chlororaphis genome, CTACAGGTGCCACACGATGAACGCCATCTGGTGCCGGCGGCGCTGGAGGAAATCGGTTACCCGTACTGGGATGAAAGCGATAACCCGGCGTATCAACTGTTTCTGGGGTGAATCCCGCGGTTTGGACTGGGGACTGGGTGGACCTGTGGCGAGGGAGCTTGCTCCCGCTTGAGTGCGAAGCGCTCACTGCTTTTTTGGGGCCGCTTCGCGACCCAGCGGGAGCAAGCTCCCTCGCCACAGAGGGGTCTAAGCTGTGCTGGACAAGTCATAAGGAAATCGAACCATGGAAACCTTGACCATCCTGAAAGTCGCTCACGTCATTGCCACGGTACTGCTGCTGGCAGGCGTCCTGGGCCTGGCTATCTGGGTCTGGCGGACACGCCGTAACGGCGATGCCACGGCTGCGGCGCGCACGCTGCAACGCCCTCGACTGTTTGTCTGGCTGGTGATGGGCCTGTCCCTGGCGAGCCTGCCGTTTACCGGCTGGTGGATGGTGCATCAGGTCGGCTGGCCACTGGGGCAGACCTGGCTGCTGGCTTCCAGCGTGCTCTACACCCTGGCGGCGCTGGCGGGGTTCTGGTTGGTGGTGCGGCTGAACAAAATGCGCAAGGCGCCGGGAGGTAGCGGGAAGTTTACCTTTGCCTTGGCGCTGTTCAGTGTTGTCTGCTTTATCGCCATTGCGGGGTTGATGGGGGCCAAGCCGGTTTAATATCTGGGACCGGATTGGCTTCATCGCGAGCAAGCTCGCTCCCACAGGGGGTTGCGTCGATCACACAACCTCTGTGGGAGCGAGCTTGCTCGCGATAGCGGTTTCAGCCGCGCAGGCTGATTACCGGCCAGCCCCGCTTCTGCGCCTCGGCCCGCAAGTTCGGGTCCGGGTCCACGGCCACCGGGTGCGTCACCGCCTCCAGCAACGGCAAGTCATTCATCGAGTCGCTGTAGAAATAGCTGTCCTCAAGCGAATGCCCGGTTTCTTCCAGCCAGCGGTTCAGCCGGGTCACCTTGCCTTCGCGAAAGCACGGGATGTCGGTGCTGCGGCCGCTGTAGCGCCCGTCGACCATCTCGCATTCGGTGGCGATCAGGGTCTCGACCCCCAGGCGCTCGGCAATCGGGGCGGTGACGAAACGGTTGGTGGCGGTGATGATCACCAGCTTGTCGCCGGCATCGCGGTGTTTTTTCAACAGGTCGAGGGCCTGGGGCAACACGATCGGCTCGATGCAATCGCGCATGTAGTCCAGATGCCACTGGGCCAGCACGTCCATCTCGGTACGGCCGAGGATTTCCAGGCAAAAATTCAGGTACTCGGCGTTGTCCAGCTTGCCGGCCAGGTAATCCTGGTAGAACGCGTCGTTGCGCGCCTTGTAGGAGACGGCGTCGAGAAAGCCGCGCTCACACAGGTAATCGCCCCACGCGTGGTCGCTGTCGCCGCCCAGCAAGGTGTTGTCCAAGTCGAATAAAGCCAGCCGCATTGCAGTTACTCGCTGAAAAATCTGAAGAAAGGCGTCCAGAATACGGACTTTTCACAAGAGTGCACATAAGGTAGGCCGGCGCGTTGCTGCTTTCACAACCTTTGTGGAACAATGCGGCGACATGCGTTTGCGAGGTTGTTGCCGTGATCGACCCCGATGGTTTCCGCCCCAATGTGGGGATCATTCTGACGAATGATGCAGGGCAGGTGCTATGGGCTCGCCGTATCAATCAAGACGCCTGGCAGTTTCCCCAGGGCGGGATCAACCCCCAGGAGACGCCGGAAGAGGCCTTGTACCGCGAGTTGAACGAAGAAGTGGGGCTTGAGCGAGAAGATGTCGAAATACTCGCCTGCACCCGCGGCTGGTTGCGCTATCGTTTGCCGCAACGCCTGGTCCGCACGCACAGCCAACCGCTGTGCATCGGCCAGAAACAGAAATGGTTTCTCCTGCG contains:
- a CDS encoding membrane protein encodes the protein METLTILKVAHVIATVLLLAGVLGLAIWVWRTRRNGDATAAARTLQRPRLFVWLVMGLSLASLPFTGWWMVHQVGWPLGQTWLLASSVLYTLAALAGFWLVVRLNKMRKAPGGSGKFTFALALFSVVCFIAIAGLMGAKPV
- a CDS encoding phosphoserine phosphatase; this translates as MRLALFDLDNTLLGGDSDHAWGDYLCERGFLDAVSYKARNDAFYQDYLAGKLDNAEYLNFCLEILGRTEMDVLAQWHLDYMRDCIEPIVLPQALDLLKKHRDAGDKLVIITATNRFVTAPIAERLGVETLIATECEMVDGRYSGRSTDIPCFREGKVTRLNRWLEETGHSLEDSYFYSDSMNDLPLLEAVTHPVAVDPDPNLRAEAQKRGWPVISLRG
- a CDS encoding RNA pyrophosphohydrolase, which translates into the protein MIDPDGFRPNVGIILTNDAGQVLWARRINQDAWQFPQGGINPQETPEEALYRELNEEVGLEREDVEILACTRGWLRYRLPQRLVRTHSQPLCIGQKQKWFLLRLISNEQRVRMDLTGKPEFDGWRWVSYWYPLGQVVTFKREVYRRALKELAPRLLTRD